A window from Osmia lignaria lignaria isolate PbOS001 chromosome 8, iyOsmLign1, whole genome shotgun sequence encodes these proteins:
- the Pex16 gene encoding peroxisomal biogenesis factor 16 isoform X3 has product MWKTQYNVYLILQLNILLGQFNNSTFVSELLYSLSNLIVLFNDLLMCSGKCMRLKFPQFESKIKIWLTVVEYTETLFEITAKKLWGQTGKWYIITIIQIFKTVLRLLLVHLYKERITKSPPIQPLNREKLNESDDDKLKEGFKLKRCGTVVRSIRGTNNAPMRIWEPLSSTISDNDNLNCSSASEKNLLLAESLYIVKPLLHLGCISLTGEKQWLPWLLSFAIDSLSLKIFSNEAQNMLFSKEEEKEIFRRRLALLLYILKSPFYDRYSCIRIYAILTALSNKVPLAKFVTERIKTYLPHWQSTYFYTWSS; this is encoded by the exons ATGTGGAAAACACAGTACAATGTTTATCTTATTTTACAGCTG AATATTCTTTTAGGTCAATTTAATAATTCTACATTTGTATCGGAGCTTCTTTATTCTTTATCAAACTTAATTGTACTTTTTAACGATTTGTTAATGTGTAGCGGAAAGTGTATGCGTTTAAAATTTCCGCAATTtgaatctaaaattaaaatttggttGACTGTGGTAGAATATACGGAGACTTTATTTGAAATCACTGCTAAAAAATTATGGGGACAAACTGGCAAGTGGTATATAATCACtattatacaaatatttaa GACTGTCTTGAGGCTTTTGTTAGTTCACTTGTACAAAGAACGGATAACAAAAAGTCCTCCTATTCAACCACTCAACAGAGAAAAGTTAAACGAGTCTGATGATGATAAACTGAAAGAAGGATTTAAGTTGAAACGATGCGGTACTGTTGTCAGAAGTATAAGGGGCACAAATAATGCACCTATGCGTATATGGGAACCTTTATCTTCTACCATTAGCGATAATGATAATTTGAATTGTTCATCTGCATCAGAAAAGAATTTACTTTTGGCAGAG AGTCTTTACATTGTGAAACCATTACTTCATTTAGGATGTATATCTCTTACCGGAGAAAAACAATGGCTACCATGGTTATTGTCATTTGCCATTGATTCGCTTAG tttaaaaatatttagcaACGAAGCACAAAATATGTTGTTCAgtaaagaggaagagaaagagatttTTAGAAGAAGACTTGCTTTGCTTCTTTATATACTGAAGTCACCATTTTATGACAGATATAGTTGTATTAGGATATATGCGATTCTCACTGCTTTGTCCAATAAAGTGCCTTTAGCTAAATTTGTAACAGAAAGGATAAAAACATATCTACCACATTGGCAAAGCACATACTTTTACACGTGGTCAAGCTAG
- the Ts gene encoding thymidylate synthase gives MSENKVISLNQNVAHDMIDKIIEMNGNGNGKKSEVTRVEIEEHEEYQYLNLIKRVIKTGAEKNDRTSIGTLSIFGTHMRFNLRNNVFPLLTTKRVFWKGVVEELLWFIKGSTNAKELSEKNVHIWDANSSRAYLDSCGFNDREEGDLGPVYGFQWRHYGAEYKDMHANYEGQGIDQLKEVIEKIKHTPNDRRIIISAWNPLDIPKMALPPCHCFVQFYVSNGELSSHLYQRSADMGLGVPFNIASYSLLTYMLAHITNLKPGEFVHTMGDCHVYLNHISALEEQIKRVPKPFPQLKIVRNVETIDDFIAEDFKLIGYEPHAKIPMPMAV, from the exons ATGAGTGAAAATAAAGTAATTTCGTTAAACCAAAACGTCGCACATGATATGATtgacaaaataatagagatgaatggaaatggaaatggaaagaaaagTGAAGTAACACGTGTCGAAATAGAGGAACACGAGGAGTATcaatatttgaatttgattaagAGAGTAATTAAAACAGGAGCTGAAAAGAATGATCGAACCAGCATAGGCACATTATCTATCTTTGGAACTCATATGCGATTTAATTTGCGAAATA ATGTATTTCCATTATTAACTACAAAACGAGTATTCTGGAAGGGAGTGGTAGAAGAATTGTTATGGTTCATAAAAGGATCAACAAATGCCAAAGAATTATCAGAGAAGAATGTTCATATTTGGGATGCTAACAGTTCACGTGCGTATTTAGATTCTTGTGGGTTCAATGATAGGGAAGAGGGAGACTTAGGACCTGTTTATGGATTTCAATGGAGACATTATGGAGCAGAATACAAGGATATGCACGCTAATTATGAGGGACAAG gTATCGATCAGTTGAAAGAAGTTATAGAGAAAATAAAACATACTCCCAATGATAGAAGAATAATAATATCAGCATGGAACCCACTTGATATTCCAAAAATGGCTTTACCTCCGTGTCATTGTTTTGTACAGTTTTATGTAAGCAATGGGGAATTATCGAGTCACTTGTATCAAAGAAGTGCTGACATGGGTCTTGGGGTACCATTCAACATAGCATCATATTCCCTCTTAACTTATATGTTAGCTCACATTACAAATTTAAAG CCAGGTGAATTTGTACATACAATGGGTGACTGTCATGTCTACCTTAATCACATATCTGCACTTGAAGAACAAATTAAACGTGTGCCAAAACCATTTCCACAATTAAAAATAGTTAGAAACGTTGAAACTATTGATGATTTTATAGCCGAAGATTTTAAACTAATCGGATACGAACCACATGCAAAAATACCTATGCCAATGGCTGTTTAA
- the Pex16 gene encoding peroxisomal biogenesis factor 16 isoform X2: MVFDTVNSSVLKVIEPYRRWIIENPQLLADVENTVQCLSYFTAGQFNNSTFVSELLYSLSNLIVLFNDLLMCSGKCMRLKFPQFESKIKIWLTVVEYTETLFEITAKKLWGQTGKWTVLRLLLVHLYKERITKSPPIQPLNREKLNESDDDKLKEGFKLKRCGTVVRSIRGTNNAPMRIWEPLSSTISDNDNLNCSSASEKNLLLAESLYIVKPLLHLGCISLTGEKQWLPWLLSFAIDSLSLKIFSNEAQNMLFSKEEEKEIFRRRLALLLYILKSPFYDRYSCIRIYAILTALSNKVPLAKFVTERIKTYLPHWQSTYFYTWSS, from the exons ATGGTATTTGATACTGTAAATTCATCTGTATTGAAAGTTATTGAACCATACAGAAGATGGATAATAGAAAATCCTCAATTATTGGCAGATGTGGAAAACACAGTACAATGTTTATCTTATTTTACAGCTG GTCAATTTAATAATTCTACATTTGTATCGGAGCTTCTTTATTCTTTATCAAACTTAATTGTACTTTTTAACGATTTGTTAATGTGTAGCGGAAAGTGTATGCGTTTAAAATTTCCGCAATTtgaatctaaaattaaaatttggttGACTGTGGTAGAATATACGGAGACTTTATTTGAAATCACTGCTAAAAAATTATGGGGACAAACTGGCAAGTG GACTGTCTTGAGGCTTTTGTTAGTTCACTTGTACAAAGAACGGATAACAAAAAGTCCTCCTATTCAACCACTCAACAGAGAAAAGTTAAACGAGTCTGATGATGATAAACTGAAAGAAGGATTTAAGTTGAAACGATGCGGTACTGTTGTCAGAAGTATAAGGGGCACAAATAATGCACCTATGCGTATATGGGAACCTTTATCTTCTACCATTAGCGATAATGATAATTTGAATTGTTCATCTGCATCAGAAAAGAATTTACTTTTGGCAGAG AGTCTTTACATTGTGAAACCATTACTTCATTTAGGATGTATATCTCTTACCGGAGAAAAACAATGGCTACCATGGTTATTGTCATTTGCCATTGATTCGCTTAG tttaaaaatatttagcaACGAAGCACAAAATATGTTGTTCAgtaaagaggaagagaaagagatttTTAGAAGAAGACTTGCTTTGCTTCTTTATATACTGAAGTCACCATTTTATGACAGATATAGTTGTATTAGGATATATGCGATTCTCACTGCTTTGTCCAATAAAGTGCCTTTAGCTAAATTTGTAACAGAAAGGATAAAAACATATCTACCACATTGGCAAAGCACATACTTTTACACGTGGTCAAGCTAG
- the CRIF gene encoding growth arrest and DNA damage-inducible proteins-interacting protein CRIF has translation MSLKELFFKSSLQLKIQHVIGKRCFSSKPVKDILETVEETPIYIEEKDEHAGLEEKRNKSRLNPAHRNMLHDLKPYDESQAWYHDSVKYKKRILGRYGIEALGRPAGLAWPTPEEVKEINEYEKIAFPLTIQERLSKIKEEKRLNEEMIMARQQEIGKKMANMNKMIADIQEKVAEKEAKLLTAQMTKERKIEEIRRKLLAEGHVGTDKIEEELTQMEKAEKKKKKEAKKTKLLEKQKEWAMKLMREAKQEGQKDETVEDKEKTKEDN, from the exons ATGTCTCTTAAAGAATTATTCTTTAAATCAtcattacaattaaaaattcaacatgTTATTGGCAAAAGATGTTTCTCTTCAAAACCAGTAAAGGATATTCTTGAAACTGTTGAAGAAACACCAATTTATATAGAGGAAAAAGATGAGCACGCTGGACTAGAAGAGAAAAGGAACAAATCAAGATTAAATCCTGCACACAGAAATATGTTACACGATCTAAAACCGTACGATGAATCTCAGGCTTGGTATCATGATTCAGTGAAATATAAAAAACGAATATTAGGTAGGTATGGCATTGAAGCTTTAGGAAGACCTGCAGGACTGGCATGGCCTACACCTGAAGAAGTAAAAGAGATAAATGAGTATGAAAAAATTGCTTTTCCATTAACAATTCAAGAGAGATTGAGTAagattaaagaagaaaagagactGAACGAAGAAATGATAATGGCTAG acAACAAGAGATTGGCAAGAAAATGGCAAACATGAATAAAATGATAGCCGATATACAAGAAAAGGTTGCCGAAAAGGAAGCAAAATTGTTGACAGCTCAGATGACAAAGGAACGTAAAATCGAAGAAATTAGACGTAAATTACTGGCTGAAGGCCATGTAGGCACAGACAAAATTGAAGAAGAATTGACTCAAATGGAGAAagcagaaaagaagaagaagaaagaggctAAGAAAACCAAATTACTCGAAAAACAAAAGGAATGGGCAATGAAATTGATGCGGGAGGCTAAGCAAGAAGGTCAAAAAGACGAAACGGtagaagataaagaaaagacaaaagaagataattga
- the LOC117606433 gene encoding uncharacterized protein LOC117606433 — protein MIGPSSGTGGVSEHEVSDNQSRSGKKRIFEDLDIENFCEEVQNSRKRYQYQEIETPMEMVASNQGISDTAAFFSPLSSQEVVDECPVARLEVLLVDGTNYTWTTVSELESQQNVTEVATSPSASSSSSEHRQEQVIQEVQIEEMSYPVGSDYWESVVTVPSLNLPQNKIGGSCNGQQQQQQFDDQETGNLSWLLDFKLDPFIEAADEKSTATPARNNYIGNKAKINGRSYGSLCSNDVKRSYNENGSSHQDLNQSYSNFDNRNFASSRCNGPKKPPFTYTELIEHALRERGELTVSAIYQWISEHFPYYKSNDDRWKNSVRHNLSINPHFRKGSKAPHGAGHLWAIANRSGDSRPRQTINTSSSIKQVVKSAIEAENNWKNISQINPIDEVEAATASIIQQPSEEETENIVNSVTLEHCAEEILSGIKKEVEVQYLVPMMVSNNEHNSTQSDQQTQELHYPVKESDFLNPVSKEVVAEECGLISEGYLVTDLNPTTLGLNIVEPEIITPENLFGEELSFQFYELSSPSQIQSA, from the exons ATGATCGGACCGTCTTCGGGTACGGGAGGCGTTTCGGAGCACGAGGTGTCGGACAATCAGTCCAGATCGGGGAAGAAGCGCATCTTTGAAGACCTGGACATCGAGAACTTCTGCGAGGAGGTACAGAACAGTCGCAAGCGGTACCAGTATCAAGAGATAGAAACTCCGATGGAAATGGTCGCTTCTAATCAAGGGATAAGCGACACTGCAGCGTTTTTCTCACCATTATCTAGTCAGGAAGTCGTGGACGAGTGTCCAGTAGCACGATTGGAAGTTCTATTGGTGGACGGTACGAATTACACTTGGACAACCGTCTCTGAACTGGAGTCTCAGCAGAACGTTACCGAAGTTGCGACCTCCCCCTCTGCGTCTTCCTCTTCCTCGGAGCACCGTCAGGAACAGGTGATCCAGGAAGTGCAGATAGAAGAAATGAGCTACCCAGTTGGCTCCGATTACTGGGAATCTGTTGTCACGGTGCCTTCATTGAATCTACCACAGAATAAAATTGGAGGATCTTGTAACGgccaacaacagcaacaacagttTGACGATCAAGAGACTGGGAACCTTTCCTGGTTGCTGGACTTCAAATTGGACCCCTTCATTGAAGCTGCGGATGAAAAGTCCACCGCGACACCCGCCAGAAACAATTATATTG GGAACAAGGCAAAAATAAACGGTCGTTCTTACGGATCTCTCTGTAGCAATGACGTTAAAAGAAGTTACAATGAGAATGGCTCGTCGCATCAGGATTTGAATCAGAGTTACTCGAATTTCGATAACAGAAACTTTGCCAGTTCACGGTGCAACGGGCCGAAGAAACCACCCTTCACGTACACAGAACTCATTGAACACGCTCTTCGGGAAAGGGGAGAACTTACAGTATCAGCAATTTATCAGTGGATCTC tgaGCATTTTCCTTATTACAAAAGCAACGATGATCGTTGGAAAAACTCGGTGCGGCACAACCTTTCGATAAATCCTCACTTCAGAAAAGGATCAAAGGCACCTCATGGAGCTGGACACTTATGGGCTATTGCAAACAGATCCGGAGATTCTAGACCCAGACAAACTATCAACACTAGTTCTTCCATAAAACAAGTTGTTAAGAGCGCTATAGAAGCTGAGaataattggaaaaatattAG tCAAATCAATCCTATAGATGAGGTGGAAGCTGCAACTGCCAGCATTATACAACAGCCTTCCGAGGAAGAGACTGAGAACATAGTGAATTCTGTAACATTGGAACATTGTGCAGAGGAAATCCTAAGTGGTATAAAAAAAGAAGTGGAAGTCCAGTATCTTGTTCCTATGATGGTTTCCAACAATGAACATAATTCCACTCAATCTGATCAACAAACACAAGAACTTCATTATCCAGTAAAAGAGAGTG ATTTTCTTAATCCAGTGTCCAAGGAAGTAGTGGCAGAAGAATGTGGATTAATAAGCGAAGGGTATTTAGTTACAGACTTAAATCCCACAACCTTAGGTCTGAATATAGTTGAACCAGAAATTATCACACCGGAGAATCTATTTGgagaagaattaagttttcaGTTTTACGAACTGTCCTCTCCGTCACAGATTCAATCGGCCTGA
- the LOC117606440 gene encoding testis-specific serine/threonine-protein kinase 6, whose translation MTDLNQTPSEEAVLLARGYKFVKKLGEGSYAKVYLAEYKPETEPERCSTLACKVINTVNAPKDFVRKFLPRELDILAKLNHPHVVHVHSIFQRRSKYFIFMRYAENGDLLDFVLKNGAVAEGQARVWLRQLALGLQYLHEMEIAHRDMKCENVLLTSNHNVKLADFGFARYVIDNRGKRILSDTYCGSLSYAAPEILRASPYNPKMADVWSLGVILYILLNKAMPFDDTDIKSLYEQQTNRKWKFRSKVAGSLSEHVKKLVTHLLEPDPHKRWKLTQVINSDWIAMDPRLLVLTPAEQIALNNAIEEKKKLEGKFIQTDPKLFKVEEKKTLDADTAKTKAEVTVIKKAAKAVMSSITTGSIFKK comes from the exons ATGACGGATTTGAATCAGACACCATCTGAGGAAGCTGTTCTACTCGCAAGAGGctacaaatttgtaaaaaagtTGGGCGAAGGTTCTTATGCTAAA gTATATCTCGCTGAATACAAACCAGAAACCGAGCCCGAAAGGTGCAGCACGTTGGCTTGTAAAGTAATAAACACTGTAAACGCCCCGAAAGACTTTGTTCGAAAATTTCTACCCCGTGAACTGGACATCTTGGCAAAATTGAATCACCCTCACGTAGTGCACGTGCACAGTATATTCCAGAGGCgatcgaaatattttatattcatgcGTTACGCCGAGAACGGCGACCTTCTTGATTTCGTCCTGAAGAATGGCGCGGTTGCAGAGGGACAGGCGCGTGTCTGGCTCCGGCAGCTTGCACTGG GTCTTCAATATCTCCATGAAATGGAAATTGCCCACCGAGACATGAAATGTGAAAACGTTCTCCTTACATCGAATCACAACGTCAAGCTCGCCGATTTCGGCTTCGCTCGTTACGTGATAGACAATCGTGGTAAACGAATATTAAGCGACACCTACTGCGGTTCTTTGTCTTATGCCGCTCCAGAGATTCTTCGTGCCTCTCCGTACAACCCTAAGATGGCTGATGTTTGGTCCCTCGGCGTCATTCTATACATTTTACTGAATAAAGCAATGCCCTTTGACGACACCGACATCAAGAGTCTCTACGAACAGCAGACGAATCGTAAATGGAAGTTTCGGAGTAAAGTTGCTGGCAGTTTGAGCGAGCATGTAAAGAAACTGGTAACGCATCTTCTTGAGCCTGATCCCCATAAACGTTGGAAGCTGACTCAAGTAATTAACAGCGATTGGATCGCTATGGATCCACGACTTCTGGTCCTCACACCAGCTGAGCAAATTGCCCTTAACAATGCTattgaagagaagaaaaaattggAAGGGAAATTTATACAGACAGATCCA aaACTGTTCAAGGTGGAGGAGAAGAAGACACTAGACGCAGACACGGCTAAAACGAAAGCAGAAGTTACAGTGATCAAGAAAGCTGCAAaa GCAGTAATGTCTTCCATTACAACTGGATCTATTTTTAAGAAGTAA
- the l(2)37Cg gene encoding RNA polymerases I and III subunit AC2 l(2)37Cg: MGRLAEVASEHSSEQNKTFVFMNEGYTLGNALVTVISQNPDVEFCACFVNHPAEGNIYLRIQAKKGKAVDVLRKGLQDFEKICDYTLETFNGAYEQFKSSKDTSVDST, translated from the exons ATGGGACGGCTGGCTGAG GTAGCTAGTGAACACTCGTCTGAACAAAACAAGACTTTTGTGTTCATGAATGAAGGTTACACCTTAGGAAATGCTTTGGTGACTGTAATTTCACAAAA TCCTGATGTGGAGTTCTGTGCTTGTTTCGTCAATCACCCAGCCGagggaaatatttatttgagaATTCAAGCAAAGAAGGGAAAAGCTGTTGATGTACTAAGGAAAGGATTACAAGACTTTGAAAAAATTTGTGATTACACTTTAGAAACTTTCAATGGTGCTTATGAAcagtttaaaagttccaaagataCATCTGTTGATAGCACGTGA
- the RpS2 gene encoding ribosomal protein S2, producing MADNAPAARGGFRGGFGSRGGDRGGPRGRGRGGRGRGRGRGRGKEDSKEWIPVTKLGRLVRDGKIESLEHIYLFSLPIKEYEIIDKFLGPELKDEVLKIMPVQKQTRAGQRTRFKAFVAIGDYKGHIGLGVKCSKEVATAIRGAIILAKLSVVPVRRGYWGNKIGDPHTVPCKVTGKCGSVQVRLIPAPRGTGIVSAPVPKKLLQMAGIEDCYTSARGSTCTLGNFAKATYAAIAKTYAYLTPDLWHDQALRKAPYQEFADFLSKNHKAVGGQRSAEVV from the exons ATGGCGGACAACGCTCCAGCCGCGCGTGGAGGTTTTCGTGGAGGATTTGGCTCTCGCGGTGGTGATCGCGGTGGCCCAAGAGGTAGAGGACGCGGAGGCAGAGGAAGAGGACGCGGCCGTGGACGTGGTAAAGAAGACAGCAAAGAATGGATTCCAGTGACCAAACTTGGCCGTCTCGTCAGAGATGGAAAGATTGAATCGTTGGAACACAtctatcttttttctttacctATCAAAGAATACGAAATCATTGATAAGTTCCTTGGACCTGAACTAAAAGATGAGGTCTTGAAAATCATGCCTGTTCAGAAGCAAACTAGAGCTGGTCAACGTACACGTTTTAAG GCTTTTGTAGCCATCGGTGACTATAAGGGTCACATTGGTCTGGGTGTGAAATGTTCCAAAGAAGTAGCTACTGCTATCCGTGGTGCTATTATCTTGGCTAAGCTTTCGGTTGTACCTGTACGCCGTGGTTATTGGGGAAACAAAATTGGTGATCCTCATACTGTACCCTGCAAGGTCACAGGTAAATGTGGATCTGTTCAGGTGCGTTTAATCCCAGCCCCAAGAGGTACAGGCATTGTTTCTGCACCTGTGCCTAAGAAATTACTGCAGATGGCTGGTATAGAAGATTGCTATACATCTGCAAGAGGATCAACCTGTACTCTTGGCAACTTTGCCAAAGCCACCTATGCTGCTATTGCCAAGACTTATGCATACTTAACACCAGATCTTTGGCATGATCAGGCATTGAGGAAGGCACCCTATCAAGAATTTGCTGATTTCTTATCTAAGAACCATAAAGCTGTGGGTGGACAGAGGTCTGCTGaggttgtttaa
- the Pex16 gene encoding peroxisomal biogenesis factor 16 isoform X1 has translation MVFDTVNSSVLKVIEPYRRWIIENPQLLADVENTVQCLSYFTAGQFNNSTFVSELLYSLSNLIVLFNDLLMCSGKCMRLKFPQFESKIKIWLTVVEYTETLFEITAKKLWGQTGKWYIITIIQIFKTVLRLLLVHLYKERITKSPPIQPLNREKLNESDDDKLKEGFKLKRCGTVVRSIRGTNNAPMRIWEPLSSTISDNDNLNCSSASEKNLLLAESLYIVKPLLHLGCISLTGEKQWLPWLLSFAIDSLSLKIFSNEAQNMLFSKEEEKEIFRRRLALLLYILKSPFYDRYSCIRIYAILTALSNKVPLAKFVTERIKTYLPHWQSTYFYTWSS, from the exons ATGGTATTTGATACTGTAAATTCATCTGTATTGAAAGTTATTGAACCATACAGAAGATGGATAATAGAAAATCCTCAATTATTGGCAGATGTGGAAAACACAGTACAATGTTTATCTTATTTTACAGCTG GTCAATTTAATAATTCTACATTTGTATCGGAGCTTCTTTATTCTTTATCAAACTTAATTGTACTTTTTAACGATTTGTTAATGTGTAGCGGAAAGTGTATGCGTTTAAAATTTCCGCAATTtgaatctaaaattaaaatttggttGACTGTGGTAGAATATACGGAGACTTTATTTGAAATCACTGCTAAAAAATTATGGGGACAAACTGGCAAGTGGTATATAATCACtattatacaaatatttaa GACTGTCTTGAGGCTTTTGTTAGTTCACTTGTACAAAGAACGGATAACAAAAAGTCCTCCTATTCAACCACTCAACAGAGAAAAGTTAAACGAGTCTGATGATGATAAACTGAAAGAAGGATTTAAGTTGAAACGATGCGGTACTGTTGTCAGAAGTATAAGGGGCACAAATAATGCACCTATGCGTATATGGGAACCTTTATCTTCTACCATTAGCGATAATGATAATTTGAATTGTTCATCTGCATCAGAAAAGAATTTACTTTTGGCAGAG AGTCTTTACATTGTGAAACCATTACTTCATTTAGGATGTATATCTCTTACCGGAGAAAAACAATGGCTACCATGGTTATTGTCATTTGCCATTGATTCGCTTAG tttaaaaatatttagcaACGAAGCACAAAATATGTTGTTCAgtaaagaggaagagaaagagatttTTAGAAGAAGACTTGCTTTGCTTCTTTATATACTGAAGTCACCATTTTATGACAGATATAGTTGTATTAGGATATATGCGATTCTCACTGCTTTGTCCAATAAAGTGCCTTTAGCTAAATTTGTAACAGAAAGGATAAAAACATATCTACCACATTGGCAAAGCACATACTTTTACACGTGGTCAAGCTAG
- the LOC117606446 gene encoding toll-interacting protein B, whose protein sequence is METERRSDLYEEWKRRAFLGPLPQGFLRLEERNAQQQQEAADQQAALALHQLQMQNMPAMHEPHVGRLSITIVQAKLVKNYGMTRMDPYVRLRVGHAVYETHTCSNGAKNPHWNKVIQCYLPPGVTQIYIEIYDECSFVMDELIAWGHIDIPPQVLQKGEIHEDWYMLSGKQGDNQEGMINLVFSYTTKCHPYMSAAPPIMMVPSSTMFGMTQYAPVNVYTAPPTAAAATPVVPSSMPNAEVELKQISEMFPNVDKEVIKSVYDANHGKKDVTINSLLQMCE, encoded by the exons ATGGAAACCGAGAGGCGATCAGATTTATACGAAGAATGGAAACGACGG GCCTTTCTGGGCCCTCTTCCTCAGGGATTTCTTAGATTAGAAGAGCGCAATGctcaacaacaacaagaagcagcGGATCAACAAGCTGCTCTTGCGCTTCATCAGTTGCAAATGCAAAATATGCCAGCCATGCATGAACCGCATGTTGGTAGACTTAGTATAACAATTGTTCAG GCTAAACTAGTGAAAAACTATGGAATGACAAGAATGGATCCTTATGTGAGATTAAGAGTTGGTCATGCAGTTTATGAAACGCATACATGCTCGAATGGAGCAAAAAATCCTCATTGGAACAAAGTTATTCAATG CTATTTGCCACCAGGAGTTACacaaatatacatagaaatcTATGATGAATGCTCTTTTGTAATGGATGAATTAATTGCATGGGGTCACATAGATATTCCACCCCAAGTTTTGCAAAAAGGAGAAATACACGAAGATTGGTATATGCTTAGTGGAAAACAAGGAGACAATCAAGAAGGAATGATAAATCTAGTTTTCAGTTATACG ACGAAATGCCATCCATATATGAGTGCTGCACCTCCAATTATGATGGTTCCCTCCTCAACAATGTTTGGTATGACACAGTATGCGCCGGTAAACGTTTACACTGCACCACCTACAGCTGCTGCAGCCACACCTGTTGTACCCAGTTCTATGCCAAATGCTGAAGTTGAATTAAAACAG ATTTCGGAGATGTTCCCAAACGTGGACAAGGAAGTGATTAAGTCAGTTTATGATGCGAATCACGGGAAAAAGGATGTAACTATAAATTCATTACTCCAAATGTGTGAATAA
- the LOC117606454 gene encoding protein ILRUN translates to MNMDNDLDQHLLHQFSCLGTTDKEDLVKQLQRLLPGSQLNETTATFFLDMNNWNLQAAVCSYLDFESPVQNKFPCMTLICDSTIGEGEAIPPLTNFRKSWHIQNSGTEAWPDGVCLQHVGGVQMGECTRVPVPSLGPKETTEVSVNLQSPSNCGLFRSKWRMMVKSTETFFGDVIWMLLVVSESGTLAVTQQLHQLSTTTETTNDTSTDVTTLSSDLTTLYPHGIP, encoded by the exons ATGAACATGGACAACGATTTGGATCAGCATTTGTTGCACCAGTTCAGCTGTTTAGGTACAACCGACAAGGAAGATCTGGTGAAGCAATTACAGAGGCTACTGCCTGGTAGCCAGCTGAATGAAACAACAGCTACGTTTTTCCTTGATATGAACAACTG GAATCTTCAAGCAGCTGTATGCAGTTACTTAGACTTTGAGTCCCCAGttcaaaataaatttccttGTATGACATTAATATGCGATAGTACCATTGGTGAAGGAGAAGCAATACCACCTCTTACTAATTTTCGAAAATCATGGCATATACAAAACAGTGGTACAGAAGCATGGCCTGATGGAGTATGTCTACAGCATGTAGGAGGTGTACAAATGGGAGAATGTACAAGAGTACCAGTTCCATCTTTAGGACCCAAAGAAACAACAGAAGTAAGCGTGAACCTCCAAAGTCCTTCTAACTGTGGTCTGTTTCGAAGTAAATGGAGAATGATGGTGAAATCTACAGAAACCTTTTTTGGAG ATGTGATTTGGATGCTGCTTGTAGTAAGTGAAAGTGGTACCTTAGCAGTTACTCAACAACTTCATCAGTTAAGTACAACAACTGAAACAACTAATGATACATCTACAGATGTAACAACATTATCCAGTGATTTAACAACATTGTACCCCCATGGTATTCCGTAA